The following coding sequences are from one Catharus ustulatus isolate bCatUst1 chromosome 30, bCatUst1.pri.v2, whole genome shotgun sequence window:
- the CFAP126 gene encoding protein Flattop: protein MAGQDAFSPPRLQCWTVPRPPQKVSPWGTFLGTWDMPRSIPPAWLDLSTRSPRAAQRVLESQPQTLLRACNGICTRVTGQVTLGTHLGTLGTHLGTAGLELGTHPGHTQSQPQTLLRACNGICTRVTGQVTLGTHLGTAGT from the exons ATGGCGGGGCag gacgCTTTCAGCCCCCCCCGGCTGCAGTGCTGGACCGTGCCCCGGCCCCCCCAGAAG GTGTCACCCTGGGGGACATTCCTGGGGACGTGGGACATGCCCAGGAGCATCCCCCCGGCCTGGCTGGACCTGAGCACGCGCTCACCCCGAGCGGCACAGAGAGTGCTGGAgagccagccccaaaccctgctgagaGCCTGCAACGGCATCTGCACCCGTgtgacaggacaggtgacactggggacacacctggggacactggggacacacctggggacagctgggttagagctggggacacacccgggtcacacacagagccagccccaaaccctgctgagaGCCTGCAATGGCATCTGCACCCGTGTGAcgggacaggtgacactggggacacacctggggacagctgggaca